The Elgaria multicarinata webbii isolate HBS135686 ecotype San Diego chromosome 1, rElgMul1.1.pri, whole genome shotgun sequence genome has a window encoding:
- the SOSTDC1 gene encoding sclerostin domain-containing protein 1 has protein sequence MLPSGLHLSGLLLACLLLDSCWAFKNDATEILYSHVVKSRPASSSSSSSSNSTLNQARNGGRHPGFDRSSRVQVGCRELRSTKYISDGQCTSINPLKELVCAGECLPLPVLPNWIGGGYGSKYWSRRSSQEWRCVNDKTRTQRIQLQCQDGSTRTYKVTVVTACKCKRYTRQHNESSHNFEGASQTKPSQHHKERKRNSKSTKHPTS, from the exons ATGCTCCCCTCTGGCCTCCACCTCTCTGGCTTACTGCTCGCCTGTCTGCtcctggacagctgctgggcTTTCAAGAATGACGCGACGGAGATCCTTTATTCGCACGTTGTCAAATCCCGGCCAGccagctccagcagcagcagcagcagcaacagcaccttgaatcaagCCAGAAATGGAGGCAGGCATCCTGGATTCGATCGAAGCA GTCGGGTTCAAGTCGGCTGCCGGGAACTGAGATCCACCAAATATATTTCAGATGGCCAATGTACCAGCATCAACCCTCTGAAAGAGTTGGTCTGTGCCGGAGAGTGTCTCCCTTTGCCAGTGTTGCCAAACTGGATTGGAGGAGGTTATGGATCCAAGTACTGGAGCAGAAGGAGCTCACAGGAATGGCGGTGTGTCAATGACAAAACACGCACCCAGCGGATTCAGCTTCAGTGTCAAGATGGAAGTACCAGAACCTACAAAGTAACTGTAGTCACAGCTTGTAAGTGCAAGAGATACACCCGACAACACAATGAATCCAGCCATAACTTTGAAGGAGCGTCTCAAACCAAGCCAAGCCAACATCATAAAGAGAGGAAAAGGAACAGCAAATCTACGAAGCACCCCACAAGTTAG